One window from the genome of Drosophila albomicans strain 15112-1751.03 chromosome 2L, ASM965048v2, whole genome shotgun sequence encodes:
- the LOC127565092 gene encoding uncharacterized protein LOC127565092, producing MALSNFIAVSDRLVHFESRVRGPAAEDDNVHTYEIRRDRLQALWDSVETAYATCAGALHRDGDNEGIQAMEAKYDHCYAVYERCLAHVKGQITQVSESTRSEASAPPVYSSGCRLPPVDIEVFRGDYLRWPTFRDLFTAIYVNNPRLTPVEKLFHLNSKTADEANEIVAKFPLTNDGFALAWSALCERFENKRLLITSQLKILFNLSTVSQESGAAIKELHGTIQRCLTALDHSDISVSSPFADCILVFLCSSKLPKLTLSLWEQSLVDKTKIPAWQDMSTFLNERYRTLEAVEDVTQKTSQNSTAGPSRPQQNSKRINSFKARVTQRGKSCDLCSKENHPVRVCPSFLEMSVNDRMSYIKQKSLCLNCFARGHQLRECTSAHNCLTCKGRHHTLLHRGDSAHNGASSSSTPSTLPNIQSTPNQSATNVQNYFAINAQNILLGTAVVNVSHLGATYTARALIDSGSEATFISERLFQRIKLPFQSVQAQVSGLNHAIAAQPQKLCNFSIGCPSKPRLHIETSAFVIPQLADKVPSFRVPKGFLKDLPAIELADPNFYKSAQIDILIGADILPSVILSGSRPNICGSLLGQQTVFGWILTGPVSQNVSTTVSGFSTRVAIQADDQLDRLNSKVWEAEDIPSKLVSCENTTSRSRCGRSRVTLPFRKPVTTPNFYLPHHSCKPDRHRHKDE from the coding sequence ATGGCTCTCAGCAACTTCATCGCCGTCTCTGACAGACTGGTGCACTTTGAGAGTCGGGTCAGAGGGCCTGCAGCCGAAGACGACAATGTACACACGTACGAGATCCGTCGTGACCGCCTGCAAGCCCTCTGGGACAGTGTAGAGACCGCTTATGCCACGTGCGCTGGTGCACTGCATCGAGACGGCGACAACGAAGGCATACAGGCCATGGAGGCGAAATATGACCACTGCTATGCAGTGTATGAGCGGTGTCTCGCCCATGTAAAGGGGCAAATTACACAAGTTTCCGAATCAACCAGGAGTGAAGCATCCGCTCCTCCTGTGTACTCCAGTGGCTGCCGGCTCCCTCCAGTCGACATCGAAGTATTCCGTGGGGATTACTTGCGGTGGCCGACCTTCCGTGATCTTTTCACGGCCATCTACGTCAACAATCCGAGGTTGACTCCGGTTGAGAAACTATTCCATCTCAATTCAAAAACCGCAGATGAGGCCAATGAGATCGTAGCCAAATTTCCGCTGACGAACGATGGTTTCGCGTTGGCTTGGAGTGCTCTCTGCGAGCGATTCGAAAATAAGCGCTTGTTAATAACGAGCCAGTTAAAAATTCTCTTCAACCTGTCCACGGTTTCGCAAGAGTCTGGAGCAGCGATTAAGGAGCTGCATGGCACAATTCAGCGGTGCTTGACCGCTCTTGACCACTCAGACATTTCAGTCTCTAGTCCTTTCGCCGACTGCATCCTGGTCTTTCTTTGCTCATCCAAGCTCCCCAAACTTACACTCTCACTATGGGAGCAATCATTGGTGGACAAGACCAAGATTCCCGCATGGCAGGACATGAGCACATTCCTCAACGAGCGTTATCGTACGCTCGAGGCTGTTGAGGACGTGACGCAAAAAACCTCGCAGAACTCTACCGCTGGACCATCCCGTCCACAGCAGAATTCAAAGCGAATTAACTCTTTCAAGGCCCGAGTCACTCAGAGAGGCAAATCGTGTGACTTGTGCTCAAAAGAGAATCACCCTGTCCGGGTTTGTCCAAGCTTCCTTGAAATGTCGGTCAATGATCGGATGAGCTACATCAAACAGAAAAGTCTCTGTTTAAACTGTTTCGCAAGAGGTCACCAACTCCGAGAGTGTACGAGTGCGCACAATTGCTTGACATGCAAGGGGCGGCACCACACTCTTCTCCATCGGGGCGACAGTGCCCACAATGgtgcctcttcctcttccactCCATCCACACTTCCCAACATACAGTCCACTCCGAATCAATcggcaacaaatgtgcaaaattactTTGCCATTAACGCTCAGAACATCCTTCTCGGCACGGCGGTAGTCAATGTATCCCATCTAGGTGCTACATACACCGCACGAGCACTAATCGACTCAGGGTCCGAAGCGACTTTCATTTCTGAGCGTTTATTCCAGCGCATAAAGTTGCCATTCCAATCCGTTCAAGCCCAAGTATCTGGGCTGAATCATGCAATTGCGGCCCAACCGCAGAAGTTATGCAACTTCAGCATTGGTTGTCCATCGAAGCCGAGGCTCCATATCGAGACCTCAGCGTTCGTTATTCCACAACTGGCAGACAAGGTGCCATCATTCCGTGTGCCGAAAGGCTTCCTAAAGGATCTACCAGCGATTGAACTGGCAGATCCAAACTTCTACAAAAGTGCTCAGATTGACATCTTAATTGGCGCGGATATCCTTCCGTCAGTCATCCTGAGCGGTTCCCGGCCAAACATTTGTGGCTCACTCCTTGGCCAACAAACCGTGTTTGGTTGGATTCTCACCGGCCCCGTCTCCCAGAATGTGTCGACAACTGTCTCTGGGTTTTCGACAAGAGTCGCTATCCAAGCAGACGATCAACTCGACAGACTAAACTCCAAAGTTTGGGAGGCGGAGGATATTCCGTCGAAGCTGGTTAGCTGCGAAAACACAACTTCACGCAGCAGATGTGGCAGATCTCGGGTGACTCTTCCATTCCGGAAGCCCGTCACCACTCCTAATTTTTATCTGCCTCATCATTCATGCAAACCAGATAGGCACCGACACAAAGACGAATAA